In Littorina saxatilis isolate snail1 linkage group LG8, US_GU_Lsax_2.0, whole genome shotgun sequence, a single genomic region encodes these proteins:
- the LOC138973164 gene encoding uncharacterized protein, with the protein MQAASLVQDSADPCYQVVFLSDALSVLQALENDKLPQLAKALQMVRQTRRVVLQWIPAHCGIPGNERADELAKEGAVEDQPENSVSFSEQKTIIKALMRPRTNRDDYHTMSREQQVNLIRLRTGHNRLNAHMNRKFKLAPSPTCACGQEDQTAEHILQRCPLLDEERKEVWPSPTPLQTKLYGSRQELEKTTTFITSAGLIV; encoded by the coding sequence atgcaggccgcctccttggttcaggactccgcagacccttgctaccaagttgtcttcctctcggacgccctttcagtccttcaggccctagagaacgacaaactcccacagctggccaaagcattacagatggtcagacaaaccagaagagttgtcctccagtggataccagcacactgtgggataccaggaaatgaaagggcagatgagctggcaaaagaaggagccgtggaagaccaacctgaaaacagtgtcagctttagtgagcagaagacaatcatcaaggcattgatgaggccaaggacaaacagagatgactaccacacaatgtccagagagcagcaagtcaacctcatcaggctgcgtactggccacaacaggctcaatgctcacatgaaccgaaagttcaagctggcgccatcaccaacctgtgcctgcggtcaagaggaccaaacagcggaacacatcttacagcgatgtcccttactagatgaggaacgaaaagaagtgtggccgtcaccaactcccttgcagaccaaactatacggcagtcgacaggagttggagaaaacgacaacatttatcaccagtgctggactgattgtgtaa